The nucleotide sequence CCCTTTGATCGAACGGCGGAGCTGGTCGCGCTGCCGCCGGACGACGTGCGGCCCGAAGTCGCGGTCCGGCCGGTCGCGGTTGCGCTCCAGGCACACACTCTCGGGGACGTCGAGGACGATCGCGACCGGCAGCACGTCGTGCGCCTTGGCCAGGTCCACGACCTGACGCCGGGCCTCGCGCTGCACGTTGGTGGCGTCGACGACGGTGAGCCGGCCGCCGGCCAGCCGCTTGCCGGCGATGTAGTAGAGGACGTCGAACGCGTCGCCGCTGACCGTCTGGTCGTTCTCGTCGTCGGCGACGAGGCCGCGGCAGAAGTCGCTGGAGACGACCTCGAACCGGCCGAAAAGGCGGGCCGCGAACGTCGACTTGCCCGAGCCGGACACGCCCACGAGCGCGACCAGCGACAGCTCCGGGATGGCGATGCTGCTCATGCGGGCGCCTCCGTCCGGGTGAAGGTGGCGAGCTGGGTCGGCGGCCCCGCGCCGGGATCGGGCTCCCCGACGGCGGCGTAGGCGACGGTGTATCCGTGCGCGGCGGCGACCCGCTCGGCCCAGTCGGCGAACTCGGCCCGGGTCCACTCGAACCGGTGGTCGGAATGGCGCATGGTGCCGGCCGCCAGCCCTTCGAACAGCACGTTGTACTCGGCGTTCGGCGTGGTGACGACGACCGTGCGCGGCCGCGCGTGCCCGAACACCGTCCGCTCGAGATCGGGCAGCCGCTCCGGGTCGACGTGCTCGACGACCTCCATCAGCACGACGGCGTCGAAGCCGGCCAGGCGGTCGTCGCGGTAGATGACCGAGGACTGCAGCAGCGTGATGCGGGCTCGCTGCCGATCACCCATGCGGTCCAGGTGTAGCCGCCCGGCCGCGCGCTCCAGCACCCGCGGCGCGACGTCGGCGCCGACGATCTCGGTGAACGACGGGTCGGCCAGCAGCTCGCGCAGCAGCGCCCCCTCGCCGCAACCGAGGTCGACGACGCGCTGAGCCCCGGCCGCCTTCAACTGCTCGACGACGGCCGCCTTGCGCAGCGTCGACAGCGGCACCAGCGCGGGCGGGTCGACCTCCTCGGTCTCGTCGGCATCGTCGCTGGTCACGACGTCCACCTCGGCCGACTCGTCCAGTTCGGCCAGCCGGGCCAGCGCGTCGGCGACGAAGCCGCGCTTGTGCGCGAGGTAGCGCTTGACGATCGCGTCGCGCTCGGGGTGCGCCTGCAGCCAGGACCCGCCGCTGCGGATCAGCTTGTCGACCTCGTCGCTGCTCACCCAGTAGTGCTTCGCGCCGTCGAGCACCGGCAGCAGCACGTACAGGTGCGACAGCGCCTGGTCCAGCGGCAGCGTGCCGCGCAGCACGACGTCGACGTAGCGGGAGTCGCCCCACGCGGGCAGCTCCGGGTCCAGCGGCCGCACCGTCGCCGACACCGACCAGCCGAGCGGCTCGAACAGCCCGCTCACGACGTCGGCGCCACCGCGCGACGGCAGCGCCGGGACGTGCACCTCCAGCGGCAGCGGCACGCCGACCAGCTCCGGCCGGGCGTCGCAGCGGCCCTTCAGCGCCGACCCGAACACCCGGCCCAGCGCCACCGACAGCATCGACGACGCCGCGTACGGCCGATCGTTGACGTACTGCGCCAGGCTGAGCGCGTCGCCGCCGAACCGCCGGCCGCGCACGAGCTCGACCGGGTCGACCTCGAGCAGCAGCGCGACAGTGCACCGCTCGTCGGTCGCCTCCGGGTAGAAGACGTGCGCGACGCCGACGCTCAACTCGAAACTCTGCACCCGCTCGGGATGCTTGTGCAGCAGGTAGCCGAGGTCGCTGGCGTGGGCGGCGGTCGAGGTCAGGGTCAGCAGCACCGGACCATTCTCGCCGTCCGGCTACCCAGTGACGATGTGTTTTCTCGCGGCACTCAGTAGGCGCCGGCGGCGATGTCCTCGAACAGCGTCGGGCTGGTGGGCGTCCAGCCGAGCAGTTCCGTGGTGCGAACGCTCGACGCGGTGAGCTCCGCGCCGAAGAAGCGGGCCATCCAGCCGAAGTGCGCCTCCGCGTCCTCCGCCGCCACCGACGCTGTCGGCAGCCCCAGGTGACCACCCAGCGCGGCGGCGATGTCGCGCGACAGCAGGCTGCCCTCGGCCGCCGCATGCACGCGCGACCCGGCCTGTGCCTTCTCCAGCGCGAGCCGCACCAGCCGCGCCGCATCGGAGCGGTGCACCGCCGCCCAGGCCGTGGCGCCGTCACCGACGTAGCCGGCCGCGCCGCGCTCCTTCGCGATCGTCGTCAGCGTCGACACGAACCCGGGGTCGCCCATGCCGTGCACGGTCGGGGCGAAGCGCACCGCGACCGCACGGACGCCGCGGCCGGCGTACTGCAGCGCGAGGTTCTCGGCGCCGCCACGCAGCGAGTCGGCGCCGTGGTGCGGCGACGCGTCGTCCTCGGTCAGCGGGCGCCCCTCGGCGGCTCCCGCCATGCCCGACGCGAGCAGGAACGGCCGGCCGCTGTCCGCGAGCCCGTCGAGCATGCGCTGGACGGCCGCATGCTCGGTGCGGCCCGCGGCGGCGTAGTCCGAGAAGTCGTGCTTGAACGCCAGGTGGATGACGCCGTCGGCGGCCGCCGCTCCGGCCGCCAGGCTGTCGAGGTCGTCGAGGCTGCCGCGATGGACGGCAGCGCCCTTGGCCGCGAGGGCGGCGGCGGACTGGTCGGAGCGGGCGAGACCGAGGACCTCGTGACCGTCGGCGAGGAGCTCGTCGGTGACGGCCGAGCCGATCCAGCCGGAGGCTCCGGTGACGAAGACGCGCATGGGACTTCCTCTCGTGATGACAGTGACTGACATCGATACTAGCGCGTGATGTCAGCGACTGTCATCGCTACACTTCCGGCATGGGGCGCTGGGAGCCGGACGCGCAGGGGCGCATGATCCGCGCGGCGATGGAGCTTTTCGCCGAGCGCGGCTTCGAACAGACCACCGCCGGCGACATCGCCGAGCGCGCCGGCGTCACCGAGCGCACCTTCTTCCGGCACTTCGCCGACAAGCGCGAGGTCCTCTTCGACAGCTCGCGGACCCTGGAGCGGACGGCGGTCGAGGCGATCCTGGCGGCGCCGGCCGCTCACACACCGCTCGACGCGGCCCTCGCCGGCATGCTCGCCGTCGGCGGCCTGCTCGACGACCGCCACGAGCACTCCGTCCGCCGCTCAGCCATCATCGCGGCCAACCCCGGTCTGCAGGAGCGCGAGCTGCTGAAACTCGCCGCACTGGCCGATGCCACGGCCGGCGCGCTGCGCACCCGCGGCGTCGCCGAGCCGGCCGCCACCCTGGCCGCGCAGAGCGCCGTCACGGTCTTCCAGGTCGGGTTCGCGCGCTGGGTCTCGGCGGAGGAGCCGCCCGGCATAGGGGCCTGCATCACCGAGGCGGCGGCGGCGCTGCGCGCTCTGAAGTGACGGCATCCGGGTCGGCGTAGCGGCGCGCGACCGCGTGGAACGCCTCCTTGGGCCGGCGCGCACCGTCGCCGGTCACCGCCACGACCCCGAACCCGGCCTTGTCGAGGTCGAGACGAGGATCGTCGTGATGCGGGAAGTCGGGCATGGCGAAGGTGAACACGAAGCAGCCGTGCACGCCCTCCGCGTCGTACTGGTCGATGAGCTCTCCGAGGTAGCGGGCTTGGACCGCCTCGTCGCGGGGGTGGTCGCCGCGGATGCGCGGGGGTGCGGCGAACCAGTTGACGATCCAGAACGAACCGGCTCCGCGCTGGTCGGCTCCGGTGAAGGCGCCGCACCCGAACTCCGTGATGACGACGGGCTTGTCGTGGTCGCGCACCAGGCTGCGCAGGCGGTCCGCGTAGCCGGCCTGGTTGCGGCGGGAGCGGTAGAGGCTGACGCCGACCAGGTCGAACAGCGACCAGTCGACGTGTTCCCACCCGGCCGCGGAGTAGCTGACCGGCCCGCCGAAGCGGCGCCGCGCGGTGGTCGTGGCGATGGTGAGCAGCCGGTGCAGCCGCCGGTCGATCCTTCGCCGCAGCACGCGGTGGAAGCGCACGATGAGCTTCAATCGCAGGAACGACCGAGGTCCGGGGACGATGCCGGGCACGGTGTGGGAGAACTCGCTGCCGACCATGAGCGTCACCTGGTCCGGGTGCGCCCGGCGAAGTTCCTCGGCCGCCGCGGCGACGGCGTCCAGGTGCTCC is from Jiangella alkaliphila and encodes:
- a CDS encoding 3' terminal RNA ribose 2'-O-methyltransferase Hen1 is translated as MLLTLTSTAAHASDLGYLLHKHPERVQSFELSVGVAHVFYPEATDERCTVALLLEVDPVELVRGRRFGGDALSLAQYVNDRPYAASSMLSVALGRVFGSALKGRCDARPELVGVPLPLEVHVPALPSRGGADVVSGLFEPLGWSVSATVRPLDPELPAWGDSRYVDVVLRGTLPLDQALSHLYVLLPVLDGAKHYWVSSDEVDKLIRSGGSWLQAHPERDAIVKRYLAHKRGFVADALARLAELDESAEVDVVTSDDADETEEVDPPALVPLSTLRKAAVVEQLKAAGAQRVVDLGCGEGALLRELLADPSFTEIVGADVAPRVLERAAGRLHLDRMGDRQRARITLLQSSVIYRDDRLAGFDAVVLMEVVEHVDPERLPDLERTVFGHARPRTVVVTTPNAEYNVLFEGLAAGTMRHSDHRFEWTRAEFADWAERVAAAHGYTVAYAAVGEPDPGAGPPTQLATFTRTEAPA
- a CDS encoding SDR family oxidoreductase, which translates into the protein MRVFVTGASGWIGSAVTDELLADGHEVLGLARSDQSAAALAAKGAAVHRGSLDDLDSLAAGAAAADGVIHLAFKHDFSDYAAAGRTEHAAVQRMLDGLADSGRPFLLASGMAGAAEGRPLTEDDASPHHGADSLRGGAENLALQYAGRGVRAVAVRFAPTVHGMGDPGFVSTLTTIAKERGAAGYVGDGATAWAAVHRSDAARLVRLALEKAQAGSRVHAAAEGSLLSRDIAAALGGHLGLPTASVAAEDAEAHFGWMARFFGAELTASSVRTTELLGWTPTSPTLFEDIAAGAY
- a CDS encoding TetR family transcriptional regulator, translated to MGRWEPDAQGRMIRAAMELFAERGFEQTTAGDIAERAGVTERTFFRHFADKREVLFDSSRTLERTAVEAILAAPAAHTPLDAALAGMLAVGGLLDDRHEHSVRRSAIIAANPGLQERELLKLAALADATAGALRTRGVAEPAATLAAQSAVTVFQVGFARWVSAEEPPGIGACITEAAAALRALK